From the Mycobacterium sp. 155 genome, the window CGAGTTCGACCTGACGCACGCCGCCGGCCGGCGGGTCAGCACCTACTCCGGCGGCATGCGCAGACGCGTCGACATCGCCTGCGGGCTGGTGGTCCGCCCCGAGGTGGTATTCCTCGACGAGCCGACCACTGGCCTGGATCCCCGTAGCAGGCAGGCCATCTGGGAGTTGGTAACCACCTTCAAAGAGGCGGGTATCGCGACCTTGCTGACCACTCAGTATCTCGAGGAGGCGGACGCGCTCAGTGACCGCATCATCGTGATCGACCACGGCACCATCGTCGCGCAGGGAACGGCCGACGAGCTCAAGGAGCGCACGGGCAGCACGTACTGCGAGATCGTGCCCCGCAACCCGGCTGACCTGCCCGCCTTAGTTGAGGCGCTGGGTTCGCTGGTGCCTGCCGCCAGCCGGCACGCGATGGGACCTGAGTCCGATCGGGTCAGCCTGCCCGCCCTGGACGGCCCCGCCACATTGTCAGCGGCTCTGTCGCAGTTGAATTCGGCGCATATCGAGCTGGCCGACGTGGTGCTACGCAGGCCGTCACTGGACGACGTGTTCCTCTCGCTGACGGGAAATCCGGTCGGCGATCCGTCCCCAGCAGGGGTGGCAGACGAGGTGTTCTCGTGACCGCGTTGACTGCGGTGCGCCCGGCCCCATCGGGACTGCAGCAGTGGTGGGTACTGACCGTACGGCTGATCGCACCCACATTGCGCAACGGTGAAGTGGCAGTGGGTGTTGCCGTTTCGGTGGCCGCTACCGCGAGTCTCTACATCCCGTTGAACCGACTGATGGATGGCCCCGACCTCAAGATGAGCAGCTACGCGCAGTACCTGCTGCCGCTGATCGTGTTGCAAGCCGTCGCGTTCGCGTCGATCTCCACTGCTTTTCGGGCTGCGACCGATTCGGTACAGGGGATCAACCGACGTTTCCAGGCGTTGCCGATCTCGCCGCTGACCCCGTTGGCGGCCCGGATCGCAGCAAGCGTCTACCGCTGCGTGATCGGACTGGTCGTGGCGCTGGCATGTGGATATGTGATCGGCTTTCGATTTCACCGTGGGCCCATTTGTGTCGTGGTGTTCTGTCTGCTGGTGATGCTCACCGGGCTGGCTCTGGCGCTCGTGGGCGATACTCTCGGCACCAAATCGCGCGACCCAGCCGCGACCGCACAATGGTTGTTGTTGCCGCAGTTGATATTCGGTTTCCTGTCGGTGGGAATCCAGCCGCTGCATCGGTTTCCCGAGTGGGTTCGGCCGATCGTCGACAATCAGCCGATCTCCCGGCTCGTCTACGCCATGCAGGCACTGGCCGGTGACTCCGCTGACGGTGTACCACCGGTCAGCTGGTCGGTCATCGCTCCGGCACTGGCCTGGGTGGTCGGCATCATCGCAGTGACCCTGCCTTGGGCTGTCGTGGTTTACCGGCGGAGAACCTGATGGCCGTTCTCGTCAGCACCAGCGTTGATGCCGTTGATGCGCACCGCCGTTCGCTGAGCCTGGCGTCGCAAACCGCGGTGCTGACCCAGCGGCTGCTGATCCGGTCGGCTCGTACCCCCATGACGCTTGTTCACGCTCTGCTGTTGCCAGTGGCCTTCCTGCTCACCCTCAAGGTTGTCTTCGGCGACTCGATCACGACGATCACGGGCGAGAATGCGCTCTACCGCAGCGTGCCACTGGTCGCCGTGGTGGCGACGATGACAGGGTCGACCACGGGAATGGTCGGCGTCAACGCCGAACGTCTTGACGGGTTTCTTTCCCGGATGTGGGCGCTGCCCATCCATCGCGCCGCCGGACTGCTGTCGCGGCTGGCCGCCGAGGTGATACGTCTGCTCTTCACGACGCTGGTGATCCTTTGTGCGGGAATCGCTCTGGGATTCCGCTTCCACCAAGGGGTTGGCGCCGCAGTGCTGTGGGTGGCCGTCCCGGTGATCTTTGGCGTCGCCTTCGCCGCGCTGGCCACCACGATCGCGCTGTATTCACGTAAAGCCGTGATGGTGGAGGCGATGCAACCCGTGATCATCTTGGGTGCCACCTTCTGTACCGGGTTCGTCCCGGTGGAGCGTTACCCGGACTGGGTTCAGCCGGTAGTCCGGCATCAGCCGATGTCACCGGCAGTCGATGCGATGCGGGGACTGTCGGTGGGTGGGCCGGTGCTGTGGCCGCTGATCAGTGCGCTGGTGTGGTGCGCCGCGATCTTCTTGGTGTGCCTGTGGCCGATCGTGCGGGGCTACCGCAGAGCCAGTACCAGCCGCTAGACCAATGCGATATCGACAAAGCGATACCAAGAGACCAGGCGATACCAAGAGACCAGGCGATCCCAAGAGAAAGAGTGCACAGTGTTCGGTTCAACGCCGATCCGCGATCTGACGCCCAGCGAAGAGTTCTACGCACAGGCCGAGAACTTCATCGGCATCACCCTTACGTTGCGCGGACCGGTGGATGTGGGCGCGATTTCGCAGGCGTTCGACACGTTGATGCGGGTGCATCCCGCGCATGCCGGACACCTGGAACATCCCGGCACCGATGGCAGGCATCAGATCATGGTCGACGAATACGAGCATGCGGGGATCTGGCTGGAGAAGATCGGGGAGACGTCGCCGCAGCGCCTGCCAGATCAGTCCCAGGCACTGGTGAACCTGCGGCTGCGACTGGGTTCAGAACGGTCCGAACTCACGCTCTACACACATCATGCCCTTGGCGATGCGCATCATCAGTTCGCGCTACTGGAGAAGTTGTTGGGTTGGTACACCGACATTGTCGAAGGCGCCGATATCGGGCCGGTCAAGTCCGAACCCGTTCCCGACTCGTTGGAGGGTGTGCTCGCGGCTCGGGGCATCGGCAAACTTGCACGGTTCGGGCTGGAGCGCTACCTGCCCGCAATGTTCGTCTACGACCTGCCGGCCTCACATCGAAACGCGGGACGCGTCGGTCCTCAGTCGGTTCGGGTGCCCTCGGCCACCTGCCGGCTCTCCCGCCAGGAAACCCAGGATCTGGTCGCCATCTCCGCCGCCGAACGGGTCAGTCTCAACTCCCTGGTGGCCGCTTCGATCCTGTTGGCCGAGTGGAAGATACGCGATAGCCCGCACATTCCGATCCCCTACATGTATCCGGTCGATCTGCGCTTCTACCTGACCCCAGCGGTTGGTGCGACCGAGGCGACCAATCCGGTAGGCATGGCTATGTACCTGGCCGAGATCAACGCACGCACCGACCTGATAGACCTGGCCCGCGACATCGTCGAGGCGTTTCGCGCTGATCTGACCGAAGGTGTGATTCAGCAGTCGTTTCTGCACTTCAGTCAGCAATACCAGGGCAACCCGCCCGGGTTGCCCGATGTGGTGATGGCCACCGATGGCGGGGAATTGCCGTCGGTTCGCACGCCGCCCGATCTCACGGTCGAGGAGTATGACGCCGAAGTGCTGTTCGCCTCGACCTCGGTGGGGATCGACATGTATTCCGTCGCAACGTATGACGGTCGGTTGGTGATCACCTATCACAGCCATGGGCCCAGCCCTGGTCATTACGTCGGCGAGATCCACGACCTGTTGGTCGGCGTGCCGTCCAGATACGGCTGGGTCACCGAGTAGATCGCGAACGCCATTGTGGTTTAGCTGATTTGGTCCAACATCTCGGTTAATCCGGCGGCGAAACCGTCAGCCAAGGTGCGTGGGTCCAGCAGGAGTGCCGGGCAGGAGAGCACTGCGATGTACAGCGTCCCGTTGGCCGACCACAGCGTGACGTTGAGCCCCGCCCCGTGCATCACCGGACCGCACGCATACAGCGCCGAAACCTCAGCGCCAAGAAGATAAGGTGCGTGTGGACCGGGCACGTTGGACACCACGATGTTGTACATCGGACGTAACTGGGTGAGCCACGCGTACACCCGCTTGGCGATGCCAAGAAGTACTGGGCCGATGACATCGCCCCAGTCTTGCAACAGCGTCACGCCGATTGCCGAACTGTGTTCCTTGGCAATGACATTGGCTACGGCGATGGATTTCAGTCGTTCCACGGGGTCAGTGATCTGCGTCTGCAGCTTGGGGTACATGCCCGACACCTGGTTTCGCCCTGTGCGATCGGAGGGGCCGTGCGCCGACACCGGCACCAGCGCCACCAGCGAGGCCTTCGGCAATTCGCCCCGGTTGAGAAACAACTCGCGAGCCTGCCCGCCGACGATCGCCATCACCACGTCGTTGATCTTGACCCCGAAGTGGTTCGCGACCTTTTTGACGTCAGCAAGATCCAGCTGGGCGAAGGCAAGCTTGCGATCGGAGGTGAGCTTCCCATTGAGCACGGTGCGTGGGGCGGTGAACGGAGCCGCCATCGCGCGGCCGGTAGCCGCACGCCGAATGGTGTCGATCACCGCGGTGATGCTCGCGGGCAACAATTTCAGCAGGTACCAGGGGCGGCGTGCGAACCCGGCCAGACCGGTGACGGCGATTCGCAACGGGCCGGCGGCCGGCGCTGCCTCGACAAAGGCCGGTGGCGGCGGGTCGGGTTCGGTACTGCACAGCTGCCCGATGATGTCGGCAAGGGTCAAGCCGTCGGCTATCGCATGGTGGAGCATCAGCAGAACGGCCAGCCGTCCGTCGTCTCGGCCCTCGATCACCCACATGGCCCACAGCGGCCGGCCATGATCGAGCCGCAACGTGGCGAGGTACCCGCACAGCTCCTCGAACTCGGCCCGGCCCCCTGGCGCCGGGACACCGATCCGATGCACGTGACGGTCGATGTCGAAGTCGGTGTCTTGCACCCAGGCGGGAAAATCGAGGTTCAGGGCGTTGTCGGACACCTTCTCCCGGAACACCGGTATCGCCCGCAGCCGCGTCGCCAGGGCGGCTCGGAAGCAGTCGTAGCTGTAGCCGCCTGGAATCGTCGAGGTGTCTAGTTCGAAGACCGAAAACACTTGCAGCGGCTGTGTTGCGGTCTCGAGGGAGAAAAAGCTGGCGTCGAGTCCGCTTACTCGTTGTGGACTTCGCACGCATGCGATGATACGTGCTGGCCATTCAACGTCGAGGCAAGTGGAGTTGGGTGATGGTTGCCTTGATCACCGGGGCGTCGACCGGGATCGGCGCGGAGTTCGCCAGGCAGTTCGCCGCACGGGGCCACGACCTCGTCGTCGTTGCTCGCAGTGCGGACAGGCTCGATGATCTCGCCGCTCGACTGCGCGAGGCACACGGCGTCGAGGTAACCGTGCTGGCGATGGATCTGTCGCTCCCGGCCGCTGCGGGCGAGCTGTGGCAGCAGACGGATCGCCTGGGTCTCGAGATCGCGGTACTGGTCAACAATGCCGGCTTCGGCACCCACAGTGACGTCGCCGATGCCGATCCGCAGCGCCTCGAGGAGGCGGTCGAGCTCAATTGCCGAACGTTGGTCGGGACGACCGCCCGCTACCTGCCTCAGATGCGGGCCAGGGGTGCGGGAACGATCATCAACGTGGCGTCGACCGCGGCGTTTCAGCCGTTGCCGAAGATGGCGGTTTACGGCGCGACGAAGGCCTTCGTGTTGTCGTTCACCGAGGCGGTCTGGGCAGAGGAGCGCAGACACGGCGTTCGTGTCCTGGCAGTGTGCCCGGGGTTGACGGATACCCCGTTCTTCGAGCTGGCAGGCGAGACCGCGGCTCGGGGTGCGGCACGTTCGAAGGCCTTGGGGCTCACCCGAACTCCGCAGCAGCTCGTCGACGCCACGATGCGTGCGCTGTCCAGCGGCAAACCCAGCTTCGTGGACGGCGTCGCCAATGCCTTCGTCGCGCGCGTGCTTACGCGGGTGCTGCCAAGGCGAGCGGCGATCGCGGTGTCCGGGCGGCTGCTTGGCTGAAGCCGGGCAGCCGCCCGGCTACCCGGAGCTTGCCTCCAGGGTGTCGGTCAGATGCCCCGCCAGCGCCCGCGGTGTGCTGTAGGTGACGATGGTCTTGGGCGCCAGACGGATACCCGTCTGCGTCTCGATGTGGGTGCGCAACTCCAGCGTGCCAAGGGAATCCAAACCGTGCTCGGCGAACGAACGATCGGGATCGACCGCCCGCCGCAGGATGAGGCCGACCTGGTCGGTGACCAGGCGGCGCAACCGGTTCGGCCACTCGTCCTGGGTCAGCCCGGCGAGTTCGGTCAACACGGTTGCGGCACTGGCCGCGTGGTCGCCGTCGGCGTCGCGGAATGCCTCGGCGAACGGGCTGCGCGCGGCCAGCGCCACCAACAACGGCATGCCGGTCAGGGGCAGGTACCCGGTGTATCCCCGGTCGTAGCGCAGTAGCGCCCGGAACGCGTATCCACCGTCTTCCGGACTGATCATCGTCACGTCACCGCGTTGTGCCACCGCGGCGCCACGGCCGATGTCGGCCCAGGCGCCCCAGGCGATCGCGCTGGCCGGAATACCTTGGCTGCGTTGCCATGCCGTGAAAGCGTCCAGCCAGCTGTTGGCCGCCGCATACGCGCCCTGTCCCGGCGAGCCAAGCAGCACCGCGGCTGAGGAGAAGTTGCAGAACCAGTCAAGCGGCTGAGAGGCGGCCGCCTGATGCAGATGCCACGCGCCGCGAACCTTGGGTGCCCAGTCCCGCTCTAGGAGCTCGTCGGTGATGTTGTCCAGGGTTGCGTCGTCGACGACGGCCGCGGCATGCAGAACGCCGCGCAATGGCAGCCCGGTGGCCGTGGCGGCGTTGACGAGTCGCTCCGCGGTGGCCGGGTCGGCGATGTTGCCGCACTCCACCACGACGTCGGTACCCTTACTGCGTAATGCTGCAATCGTCTTCTGCGCCTGTGCATTCGGTTGAGATCGAGAGGTCAGGACGATTCGTCCGCATCCTCCCGACGCCATCACCGCGGCTAGGAACAGCCCTAGGCCGCCCACCCCACCGGTCACGAGGTAGGAGCCGTCGCTGCGGAAGACCGGTGCCCGATTCGGCGGCACGGCCACCCGGGTGGCTCCATTCCTCGGCACCGAGAGGACGAGTTTGCCGGTGTGTTCGGCGGCGCTGATTGCCCTGATCGCGGTGGCGGCTTCGGCCAGCGGATGAACCGTGTGCTCGGGCACCGGCAGCACGCCGCTGCCGACCAACTCGTAGACCTTGCGCAGCAGTGCCCCAATGCTTTTGGGGGCGTTGGTGGTCATCAGTGCCAGATCGGCGTAGTAGAACGTCAGGTTCCGCCGGAACGGGTACAGATCGACGCGGGTGTGCTCGTAGACATCGCGTTTGCCGATCTCGACGAAGCGCCCGCCGAAGGCCAGCAACTCGAGTCCGGCGCGCTGGGCCGGCCCGATCAACGAGTTGAGCACCACATCGACGCCGTAGCCGTCGGTGTCGCGGCGGATCTCGTCGGCGAAACTAGTTGAACGCGAGTCGTATACGTGCTCGATTCCCATGTCTCGGAGCAATTGCCGCCGCGCTGGGCTGCCTGCCGTTGCGAAGATCTCGGCGCCGGCATGCCGAGCGATCGCAATCGCCGCCTGACCGACACCGCCTGTCGCGGAGTGGATGAGCACCCGGTCGTCTGCACCGATCCGCGCAAGGTCGCACAACCCGTACCACGCGGTGCCGTACCCGGTGGACACCGCGGCGGCCGCCTCGGCCGTCAGGCCGGCCGGCAATGGCGCGACCAGTCGTGCGTCGCACGTGACGTACGTGCCCCAGCATCCGCCTGCGCCAAAACCGCCGACTTTGTCGCCGACCCGGTGCTCGGTGACCCCAGGCCCGATGGCGGTGACCACACCCGCGAAATCCAGGCCGAGTTGCGGTTGCGTGCCGTCGAATGTCGGGTAGCGGCCGAAGGCGGCCAGCACATCGGCGAAGTTGATGCTGGAGGCGCCGACCGCGACCTCGACCTGTCCGGCCGCGGGTGTCGGCCGCTCGGCTGCGACCACCTCCAGGGTCTGCAGATCACCGGGGGTGCGGATCTGCAGTCGCATGCCGTCGGATCCGGGGTCGGCGAGAATGGTCCGCCGCTCCTCGGCTCGCAACGGAGTCCGACGCAGCCGCGCCGCGTACCACGACCCCTCCCGCCAGGCCGTTTCGTCCTCATCCGAGCCGCTCAGTAATTCCTGTGCGAGCTGGTCGGCGGTGGTGAGGGAGTCGACGTCGATCTGGCTCGGTCGCAGGGGCGCCTGCTCGGCACCGATCACCCGCACCAGCCCACGCACGCCACCTTGGTCCAGGTTGACCCGATCGTGGCTCGCCACGGCCTGCGAGTTGCGGGTGACGACGTAGAGGCGCGGCGGCTGCGAGTCGGTGTTCGAGAGTTCGCCGGCGATGTCGACGATCTGCCGAACGAGTTCGCGGCCGCGCGTGAGGCAGGCCTCGGTTGGATCGTCGCCTGCCGGTGCTGTCACGATCACCACGCCGGTCAGGCCGTCGGCGTCGGCGACCGAGGCCGCCGTCCGGCACTGGGCACCGCCGGCCACCAGTGCATCGGTCAGGTGGGCCGGAAGGTCATCGGTGTCATCCGAGCTGATCAGCAGCCAACGCCCGGCCGAGGCCCCGTTGACCGAGGCGGTCGGTGGTTGTCGCTGCTCCCACTCGACCGTCAGCAGCCGGTCGGCGAGAAGGCGTTCACGTTCGCCGGCCTTGGTGGCGCCGCTGCCCAACCGGAGTCGGCTGATTTCAAGGATCACCCCACCGTTTCCGTCGAGCACCTCGAGGTCGGCTTCGATTACCGTAGCGTCGGCTTTGGTGACGGTGACATGGCAGTAGCGGGCATCACGACCCGCCCCGAAGCGGCGCAGCCGGCCGACACTCAAGGGCAACAGCAGACCACCACTGTCTCGCCGGCCGCCGACCAGCAGGTGTGCGCCGACGGATTGAAAGCAGGCATCCAGCACTGCGGGGTGGATGCAGTAGCCGGACTGCCCGGCCCGGATACCGGCAGGCGCCCCGATCTCGGCCAGCAGCGTGGCGCCGCCTTCCGCGGTATGCACGCGGGCCAGACCGGTGAAGGCGGGACCGAACTCGATGCCCCGCGCGGCCAATGACTGCCGGAGCTCCTCGCCACTGACGGTGCCCGGGTGCGCGGCCAGCAGATCGTCGAGATCGCGGCAGCCCGGCGGGAGGCCTTCCTCGGTTGCGTAGAGGACCGCGACCGCGCGCCGGACCCGTTCCCCGGCATCATCGGTCTGCACGGTGAACGCCGCGACGCCGGGCGCATCGATCGACGCGACGGCAGCGACCTCGGTGTGGACGTCGAGCAACAGGAGCTCTTCGAACTGGACGTCGCGCACCTCGGAACCCGTGGGGAACAGCCTTTCCCCGGCCGCCAAAGCCATCTCACAGTAGGCAGCTCCCGGCAGCGCAGAAACATCGTGCACCTGATGGTCGCCCAGCCACGGCAGCGCGGCGGTGCCGACGTCGGCCTGCCAGGCGTGCCGTTCGGGTTCCTCCAACAGCCGAACATGCGCCCCTAGCAGGGGATGGACCGCGACCAGGTGGCCCTGCGCGTGCCCACCCCAGCCGGCGCCGCCCGCGCGGGAGAGCAGTAGATGGCGGTGGGTCCACGTCGCCAGCGGCGCGTCCACCAGTCGCCCGTCGGGATACGGCACGGAGAAGTCCACCGCTGCACCGGCGCTGTGCAGATCGGAGACGAAGCCGAGCAAGCCGTGCGGCGACGGCTGGTCGCGCCGCATGCTGGTCAGCGCAGCTGCCGGGGTCTCCATCTTCTCGGCGGTCTGTTCGACGGCGCGGGTCAGCAGCGGGTGCGGAGCCAACTCTGCGAAGACCCGATGGCCGTCCTCCAACGCTGCCTGCACCGCGGCGGAGAACCGGACCACCTGACGTAGGTTGTCGACCCAGTAAGCCGGATCGCATGCGGCTAACGCGCGCGGGTCGTCCTGGGTCGAAGAATAGAAGGGAATCGCCGGTTTCCCCGGGGCGAGATCGGCCAATGAGTCGGCCAGGTCCGCCAGGATCGGGTCCACCTGAGGGGAGTGGGAAGCGACATCGACGGCTACTTCGCGTGCCATCACCTCGCGCTGCTCCCAGGCCGCGACGAGCTTGCGGATGGTCTGGGTTTCGCCGCCGATCACAGTCGTCTGCGGGGACGCCACCACGGCCACAACGACGTCGTCGATACCGCGGCTGGCCAGTTCGTCGCGGACGCGTTGCTCGGACAGCTCCACCGAAGCCATCGCCCCGGACCCGGACAGGCGAGCCAAAAGCTTGGAGCGGCGGCAGATCACCCGCACGCCGTCCTGCAGCGAAAGCGATCCCGCGACGACGGCTGCGGCGACCTCGCCCATGGAGTGCCCGATGACTGCGCCGGGCCGCACCCCGTGGGATGCCATCGTCGCAGCCAGGGCGACCTGCATGGCGAACAGGGTCGGCTGAACCCGGTCGATGCCGGTCACCGTCTCGGATGCCGACATCGCCTCGGTCACTGAGAACCCGGACTCCCGCACGATCAGCGGCTCGATGCTCGCGACGGTGTCGGCGAACACTGGTTCCGTTTCCATGAGGGTTGCACCCATGCCGGCCCACTGCGAACCCTGTCCGGAGAACACCCATACCGGGCCGCGGTCATCCTGTCCGACCTGGGCCGGGTACTGCGCGTCGCCGACAGCGACGTCCCGCAGGGCGGCACACAGCTCCTTGATGTCGCCCGCGATCACCGAAGTGCGTACCGTGCGATACCCGCGCCGACGAGCCAGGGTGTAGCCCAGGTCTTCCAGCCCAACCGATTCCGCGCGCCGTTCCAGCCAGTCGGCCAGTCGGCCGCACGTACGCCGCAGTTCGTCGGCCGAAGTCGAGGACAGCGGGATCAGCATGGGACGCACGATCGCGTCATCGGCGTCTTGGCGTGGGGATCGGCATGATCGGGTCGCTGGCGCCTGCTCGACGATGGCATGCACATTGGTGCCGGAAATCCCGTAGGACGACACCGCGATCCGGCGCGGTCCGGCGTGACCGTCGGGCCACGGCGTGGTCTCCCGCGGCACGGTCAAACCGGTCTCGATCTGCGCAAGCGCATCGGGCAGGCGGTTGAAGTGCACCATCGGCGGAACAACACCGTGCTGCAGCTCGAGGACCGCCTTGATGAACCCAAGGGCGCCCGCCGCGGACTCGGTGTGGCCGAAGTTCGACTTCGCCGAGCCGAGCAGGACTTCACCGCTGCGCCCGTAGGACTGGGCGAGGCTCGCGAACTCGATCGGATCGCCGACCGGAGTGCCGGTGCCATGTGCTTCCACCGCGCCGATCGTGTCGGCATCGACGCCGCTCGCGGCCAGCGCCGCCCGGCAAGCCGCCACCTGGGCATCGAATGACGGCGTCGCGATGTTCCTGGTCCGGCCATCTGAATTGGCGGCCGTGCCGCGGACCACGGCGAGAATGTCGTCACCGTCCCGCAGTGCGTCCGGCAACCGCTTGAG encodes:
- a CDS encoding daunorubicin resistance protein DrrA family ABC transporter ATP-binding protein, whose protein sequence is MSQSDEGSDKGVDVEGIGKSFGSVAALRDISFDVGRGEVVALLGPNGAGKTTMVEILSTLTTPDRGRARVAGHDVVTRPALVRRSIMLTGQHVALDDMLTGYENVVMFGRLQGLNKSDARTRARDLLREFDLTHAAGRRVSTYSGGMRRRVDIACGLVVRPEVVFLDEPTTGLDPRSRQAIWELVTTFKEAGIATLLTTQYLEEADALSDRIIVIDHGTIVAQGTADELKERTGSTYCEIVPRNPADLPALVEALGSLVPAASRHAMGPESDRVSLPALDGPATLSAALSQLNSAHIELADVVLRRPSLDDVFLSLTGNPVGDPSPAGVADEVFS
- a CDS encoding ABC transporter permease; the encoded protein is MTALTAVRPAPSGLQQWWVLTVRLIAPTLRNGEVAVGVAVSVAATASLYIPLNRLMDGPDLKMSSYAQYLLPLIVLQAVAFASISTAFRAATDSVQGINRRFQALPISPLTPLAARIAASVYRCVIGLVVALACGYVIGFRFHRGPICVVVFCLLVMLTGLALALVGDTLGTKSRDPAATAQWLLLPQLIFGFLSVGIQPLHRFPEWVRPIVDNQPISRLVYAMQALAGDSADGVPPVSWSVIAPALAWVVGIIAVTLPWAVVVYRRRT
- a CDS encoding ABC transporter permease, which codes for MAVLVSTSVDAVDAHRRSLSLASQTAVLTQRLLIRSARTPMTLVHALLLPVAFLLTLKVVFGDSITTITGENALYRSVPLVAVVATMTGSTTGMVGVNAERLDGFLSRMWALPIHRAAGLLSRLAAEVIRLLFTTLVILCAGIALGFRFHQGVGAAVLWVAVPVIFGVAFAALATTIALYSRKAVMVEAMQPVIILGATFCTGFVPVERYPDWVQPVVRHQPMSPAVDAMRGLSVGGPVLWPLISALVWCAAIFLVCLWPIVRGYRRASTSR
- a CDS encoding wax ester/triacylglycerol synthase family O-acyltransferase, with protein sequence MRSPQRVSGLDASFFSLETATQPLQVFSVFELDTSTIPGGYSYDCFRAALATRLRAIPVFREKVSDNALNLDFPAWVQDTDFDIDRHVHRIGVPAPGGRAEFEELCGYLATLRLDHGRPLWAMWVIEGRDDGRLAVLLMLHHAIADGLTLADIIGQLCSTEPDPPPPAFVEAAPAAGPLRIAVTGLAGFARRPWYLLKLLPASITAVIDTIRRAATGRAMAAPFTAPRTVLNGKLTSDRKLAFAQLDLADVKKVANHFGVKINDVVMAIVGGQARELFLNRGELPKASLVALVPVSAHGPSDRTGRNQVSGMYPKLQTQITDPVERLKSIAVANVIAKEHSSAIGVTLLQDWGDVIGPVLLGIAKRVYAWLTQLRPMYNIVVSNVPGPHAPYLLGAEVSALYACGPVMHGAGLNVTLWSANGTLYIAVLSCPALLLDPRTLADGFAAGLTEMLDQIS
- a CDS encoding SDR family oxidoreductase; translation: MVALITGASTGIGAEFARQFAARGHDLVVVARSADRLDDLAARLREAHGVEVTVLAMDLSLPAAAGELWQQTDRLGLEIAVLVNNAGFGTHSDVADADPQRLEEAVELNCRTLVGTTARYLPQMRARGAGTIINVASTAAFQPLPKMAVYGATKAFVLSFTEAVWAEERRHGVRVLAVCPGLTDTPFFELAGETAARGAARSKALGLTRTPQQLVDATMRALSSGKPSFVDGVANAFVARVLTRVLPRRAAIAVSGRLLG
- the pks2 gene encoding type I polyketide synthase, with amino-acid sequence MVTPVAVIGMACRLPGGIDSPELLWEALIRGDDLVTEVPADRWNADEYFDAERGVPGRSVSRWGAFLDDIGGFDAPFFGLNENKAAAMDPQHRLLLETSWEAIEQAGMAPTSLAGTATGVYLGLSHDDHTSIALDADAYGYTETAACMASGRVAYTLAVHGPALTFDTACSSGLLAVHMACRSLDGGESDLALAGGCMVMREPRKNSWASAQGMLSPTGRCRAFDEAADGFVRSEGCAVVLLKRLPDALRDGDDILAVVRGTAANSDGRTRNIATPSFDAQVAACRAALAASGVDADTIGAVEAHGTGTPVGDPIEFASLAQSYGRSGEVLLGSAKSNFGHTESAAGALGFIKAVLELQHGVVPPMVHFNRLPDALAQIETGLTVPRETTPWPDGHAGPRRIAVSSYGISGTNVHAIVEQAPATRSCRSPRQDADDAIVRPMLIPLSSTSADELRRTCGRLADWLERRAESVGLEDLGYTLARRRGYRTVRTSVIAGDIKELCAALRDVAVGDAQYPAQVGQDDRGPVWVFSGQGSQWAGMGATLMETEPVFADTVASIEPLIVRESGFSVTEAMSASETVTGIDRVQPTLFAMQVALAATMASHGVRPGAVIGHSMGEVAAAVVAGSLSLQDGVRVICRRSKLLARLSGSGAMASVELSEQRVRDELASRGIDDVVVAVVASPQTTVIGGETQTIRKLVAAWEQREVMAREVAVDVASHSPQVDPILADLADSLADLAPGKPAIPFYSSTQDDPRALAACDPAYWVDNLRQVVRFSAAVQAALEDGHRVFAELAPHPLLTRAVEQTAEKMETPAAALTSMRRDQPSPHGLLGFVSDLHSAGAAVDFSVPYPDGRLVDAPLATWTHRHLLLSRAGGAGWGGHAQGHLVAVHPLLGAHVRLLEEPERHAWQADVGTAALPWLGDHQVHDVSALPGAAYCEMALAAGERLFPTGSEVRDVQFEELLLLDVHTEVAAVASIDAPGVAAFTVQTDDAGERVRRAVAVLYATEEGLPPGCRDLDDLLAAHPGTVSGEELRQSLAARGIEFGPAFTGLARVHTAEGGATLLAEIGAPAGIRAGQSGYCIHPAVLDACFQSVGAHLLVGGRRDSGGLLLPLSVGRLRRFGAGRDARYCHVTVTKADATVIEADLEVLDGNGGVILEISRLRLGSGATKAGERERLLADRLLTVEWEQRQPPTASVNGASAGRWLLISSDDTDDLPAHLTDALVAGGAQCRTAASVADADGLTGVVIVTAPAGDDPTEACLTRGRELVRQIVDIAGELSNTDSQPPRLYVVTRNSQAVASHDRVNLDQGGVRGLVRVIGAEQAPLRPSQIDVDSLTTADQLAQELLSGSDEDETAWREGSWYAARLRRTPLRAEERRTILADPGSDGMRLQIRTPGDLQTLEVVAAERPTPAAGQVEVAVGASSINFADVLAAFGRYPTFDGTQPQLGLDFAGVVTAIGPGVTEHRVGDKVGGFGAGGCWGTYVTCDARLVAPLPAGLTAEAAAAVSTGYGTAWYGLCDLARIGADDRVLIHSATGGVGQAAIAIARHAGAEIFATAGSPARRQLLRDMGIEHVYDSRSTSFADEIRRDTDGYGVDVVLNSLIGPAQRAGLELLAFGGRFVEIGKRDVYEHTRVDLYPFRRNLTFYYADLALMTTNAPKSIGALLRKVYELVGSGVLPVPEHTVHPLAEAATAIRAISAAEHTGKLVLSVPRNGATRVAVPPNRAPVFRSDGSYLVTGGVGGLGLFLAAVMASGGCGRIVLTSRSQPNAQAQKTIAALRSKGTDVVVECGNIADPATAERLVNAATATGLPLRGVLHAAAVVDDATLDNITDELLERDWAPKVRGAWHLHQAAASQPLDWFCNFSSAAVLLGSPGQGAYAAANSWLDAFTAWQRSQGIPASAIAWGAWADIGRGAAVAQRGDVTMISPEDGGYAFRALLRYDRGYTGYLPLTGMPLLVALAARSPFAEAFRDADGDHAASAATVLTELAGLTQDEWPNRLRRLVTDQVGLILRRAVDPDRSFAEHGLDSLGTLELRTHIETQTGIRLAPKTIVTYSTPRALAGHLTDTLEASSG